From the Phreatobacter oligotrophus genome, one window contains:
- a CDS encoding beta-ketoacyl-ACP synthase III, whose translation MTLRTVVRGVGSYLPARVMTNAELSTLVDTSDEWIVQRSGIRERHIAAEGETTSDLGLAAARNALAAAGMDAQDIDLIVLATSTPDRTFPASATTIQDKLGIRHGAAFDLQAVCSGFVFALATTDKFLRSGSHKRALVIGAETFSRILDWTDRTTCVLFGDGAGAVVVEAQDQPDGPGGRGILTTHLRSDGRHSSKLYVDGGPSLTQTVGHLRMEGREVFKHAVGMITDVINDAYAATGTSSADLDWFVPHQANKRIIDASAEKLKIAPEKVVITVDRHGNTSAASIPLALDVAVRDGRIQPGHLVMLEAMGGGFTWGSALVRW comes from the coding sequence GTGACCCTGCGCACCGTGGTGCGCGGCGTGGGCAGCTATCTGCCCGCCCGCGTGATGACCAATGCCGAACTCTCAACCCTCGTCGACACCTCCGACGAGTGGATCGTCCAGCGCTCGGGCATCCGCGAGCGGCACATTGCCGCGGAGGGCGAAACGACCTCCGATCTCGGCCTCGCCGCCGCCCGCAATGCGCTGGCCGCCGCCGGCATGGACGCACAGGACATCGACCTCATCGTCCTCGCCACCTCGACGCCCGACCGCACCTTCCCGGCGAGCGCCACGACGATCCAGGACAAGCTCGGCATCCGCCATGGCGCCGCCTTCGACCTGCAGGCCGTCTGCTCCGGCTTCGTCTTCGCCCTGGCCACCACCGACAAGTTCCTGCGGTCGGGGAGCCACAAGCGCGCGCTGGTGATCGGCGCCGAGACCTTCTCGCGCATCCTCGACTGGACCGACCGCACCACCTGCGTGCTGTTCGGCGACGGCGCTGGCGCCGTGGTCGTCGAGGCGCAGGATCAGCCGGACGGGCCCGGCGGACGCGGCATTCTCACCACGCATCTGCGGTCCGACGGCCGCCACAGCTCCAAGCTCTATGTCGATGGCGGCCCCTCGCTGACCCAGACCGTCGGCCACCTGCGCATGGAGGGCCGCGAGGTCTTCAAGCACGCGGTGGGCATGATCACCGACGTCATCAACGACGCCTATGCCGCGACCGGCACCAGCTCGGCGGACCTCGACTGGTTCGTGCCCCACCAGGCCAACAAGCGCATCATCGACGCCTCGGCCGAGAAGCTGAAGATCGCGCCGGAGAAGGTCGTCATCACCGTCGACCGCCACGGCAACACCTCCGCCGCCTCCATCCCGCTCGCCCTCGACGTGGCGGTGCGCGACGGCCGCATCCAGCCCGGTCACCTCGTCATGCTCGAGGCCATGGGCGGCGGCTTCACCTGGGGCTCCGCGCTGGTGCGCTGGTAG
- a CDS encoding integration host factor subunit alpha yields the protein MAGRTVTRADLCEAVYQKVGLSRTESAQLVELVLREITDCLADGETVKLSSFGSFVVRSKGERIGRNPKTGQEVPIAPRRVMVFKPSNILKAKINGQSGEGLKD from the coding sequence ATGGCGGGCAGGACGGTCACGCGTGCCGATCTGTGCGAGGCGGTCTATCAGAAGGTCGGTCTGTCGCGGACCGAATCCGCCCAACTGGTCGAGCTCGTCCTGCGCGAGATCACCGATTGCCTCGCCGATGGCGAGACGGTGAAGCTCTCCTCGTTCGGCTCCTTCGTCGTCCGGTCCAAGGGGGAGCGCATCGGCCGCAACCCCAAGACCGGCCAGGAAGTGCCCATCGCGCCCCGTCGCGTGATGGTCTTCAAGCCCTCGAACATCCTCAAGGCCAAGATCAACGGCCAGAGCGGCGAAGGCCTGAAGGACTGA